A portion of the Paenibacillus hamazuiensis genome contains these proteins:
- a CDS encoding ATPase produces the protein MLKLGQKVYIVSDSFEQNLPVGDYGYIIAYDRNADNVFDYVIRVPKAGKHFYVPAADIELEEVLIQQEVDRLEKEALIDFALRTKNEELFRRIMNGEKIAPGEESSKEVQSSQDFIRQVNLKAWI, from the coding sequence ATGCTCAAGTTAGGTCAGAAAGTGTATATCGTCTCCGACAGCTTCGAGCAAAATCTGCCTGTCGGCGATTACGGATATATCATTGCCTACGACCGCAACGCCGACAACGTATTCGATTACGTGATCCGCGTGCCGAAAGCGGGCAAACATTTTTATGTGCCTGCGGCCGATATAGAGCTGGAGGAAGTGCTGATCCAGCAGGAAGTGGACCGCCTTGAGAAGGAAGCGCTGATCGATTTTGCTTTGAGAACCAAAAACGAGGAGCTGTTCCGCCGCATCATGAACGGGGAAAAGATCGCTCCGGGCGAAGAAAGCAGCAAGGAAGTGCAATCGTCGCAGGATTTTATCCGGCAGGTTAATTTGAAAGCTTGGATTTGA